In Actinomycetota bacterium, a single genomic region encodes these proteins:
- a CDS encoding DegT/DnrJ/EryC1/StrS aminotransferase family protein — translation MNTLAIDGGNPIRTKPFAPWPHFEQDEIEAVEAVLKSGKVNYWTGDEGRHFEREFAAYTGCDFAVALANGTVALELALYALGIGPGDDVIVPSRTFIASASAIVMRGATPVMADVDRVSQNITAETIAVALTPKTQAVIVVHLAGWPCDMDSIMEFARKNGLAIIEDCAQAHGAKYKGRPVGSLGDVAAFSFCQDKIITTGGEGGMLTTNDKDVWEKAWSFKDHGKSYDAVFNRKHPPGFRWVHETFGTNWRLTEMQSTIGRVALKKLDAWVTARRAHAGILTERFSRLPALRVTQPTDDIYHAYYKYYVFLQPELLKDGWNRDRIMEAINAEGIPCSSGSCSEIYLEKAFDKDGLRPTKRLEVAKELGETSLMFLVHPTLSEEDISDTCASVEKVMAAATR, via the coding sequence ATAAATACTCTTGCCATCGACGGCGGCAACCCCATCCGCACCAAACCCTTCGCACCGTGGCCTCATTTCGAGCAAGACGAAATCGAGGCGGTTGAGGCTGTCCTAAAATCCGGCAAGGTCAACTACTGGACGGGTGATGAAGGCCGGCATTTCGAGCGTGAATTCGCCGCTTACACCGGCTGCGATTTTGCTGTGGCCTTGGCTAACGGGACGGTCGCGCTCGAACTGGCGCTCTACGCACTCGGCATAGGCCCTGGCGATGATGTTATCGTGCCGAGCCGGACGTTTATCGCATCGGCAAGCGCCATCGTCATGCGGGGTGCGACGCCGGTCATGGCCGATGTCGACCGCGTAAGCCAGAACATAACCGCCGAGACTATCGCGGTGGCCCTTACGCCGAAAACACAGGCCGTTATCGTGGTCCATCTCGCGGGGTGGCCGTGCGACATGGATTCTATCATGGAATTCGCCCGGAAAAACGGCCTCGCGATCATCGAAGACTGCGCCCAAGCGCACGGCGCCAAGTACAAGGGGCGGCCTGTCGGCTCGCTCGGTGATGTCGCAGCGTTCTCGTTCTGCCAGGATAAGATTATAACGACCGGTGGAGAAGGCGGCATGCTTACCACTAACGACAAAGATGTCTGGGAGAAGGCATGGTCGTTTAAGGACCATGGAAAAAGTTATGACGCGGTATTTAACCGCAAGCACCCGCCGGGTTTTCGCTGGGTACATGAGACATTCGGGACGAACTGGCGATTGACCGAGATGCAGTCGACCATCGGCAGGGTCGCGTTGAAGAAACTGGACGCATGGGTCACAGCCCGGCGTGCGCACGCAGGTATTTTAACTGAGCGGTTTTCAAGGCTTCCGGCCCTGCGCGTGACTCAGCCAACAGACGACATTTACCACGCCTATTACAAGTACTATGTGTTTCTCCAACCCGAACTCCTCAAGGACGGGTGGAACCGCGACCGCATCATGGAAGCCATCAACGCCGAGGGCATCCCGTGCTCATCGGGGAGTTGTAGCGAGATATATCTCGAGAAAGCATTCGACAAGGACGGTCTTCGCCCGACTAAACGTCTCGAGGTCGCAAAAGAACTCGGCGAGACGAGCCTCATGTTTCTGGTTCATCCGACCCTGAGCGAAGAAGATATATCCGATACATGCGCCTCAGTCGAGAAGGTCATGGCTGCGGCTACGCGCTAA
- a CDS encoding GNAT family N-acetyltransferase, with product MIAEFVKPNDARWSRILRETRHDFYHLPEYIEFAAKHEGGEPVVFYAEYGDDVFLAPLLLRGIPTELGRAHGLRDAATSYGYPSPILKSENRPASLLRFLRAFAQCAVEERIVTAFIRLHPMLSLPIDGLEKYGALFRHGQTVYIDLTLPSEQIWSQVRRDHRANLRKLDKSGFEAVMDDWDLYKPFMQLYRANMNRKDASDFYMFSDDYFQDLRESLGGGLHLCAVLSPAGDVAAAGLFVVTNKIVQFHLSGTADGYLKQAPAKMMLDHVWRWAKEAGNEVFHLGGGVGGNDDSLFKFKAGFSDCRADFYTYRMVLDKQKYGMLMNEHAEEFADSSNGDPHFFPGYRKPMGTRGFGEPTLEGAVSS from the coding sequence GTGATAGCGGAGTTTGTGAAGCCGAATGACGCAAGGTGGTCGCGCATACTCAGAGAAACGCGCCACGATTTCTATCATCTTCCCGAATATATCGAGTTTGCGGCAAAACATGAAGGTGGTGAACCTGTCGTATTCTACGCCGAATACGGGGATGATGTCTTTTTGGCGCCGTTGCTGCTTCGAGGCATTCCGACGGAGCTTGGAAGGGCGCATGGGTTGCGCGATGCGGCGACATCGTATGGATACCCGTCGCCGATACTTAAGAGCGAAAATCGTCCCGCTTCACTCTTGCGCTTCCTGCGAGCATTCGCGCAATGCGCGGTGGAAGAAAGAATCGTCACCGCGTTTATCCGCCTACACCCCATGCTGTCACTGCCCATAGACGGCTTGGAGAAATACGGCGCGCTCTTCCGGCACGGCCAGACCGTCTATATCGACCTTACTTTGCCATCAGAGCAGATTTGGTCGCAGGTCAGGCGTGACCATCGGGCAAACTTACGCAAGTTAGACAAATCCGGGTTTGAAGCGGTCATGGATGATTGGGACTTATACAAGCCTTTTATGCAGCTATACCGGGCCAACATGAACCGCAAGGACGCGAGCGATTTCTATATGTTTTCAGACGACTATTTTCAAGATTTGCGGGAATCGTTGGGCGGGGGGTTGCATCTTTGCGCGGTCTTGTCGCCAGCCGGGGATGTGGCCGCCGCAGGATTGTTTGTTGTCACAAATAAAATAGTACAATTTCATCTTTCCGGCACTGCTGATGGGTATCTTAAGCAAGCGCCCGCGAAGATGATGTTGGATCACGTTTGGCGTTGGGCAAAAGAGGCCGGTAACGAGGTCTTCCACTTGGGAGGCGGTGTTGGGGGCAACGACGATTCGCTTTTCAAGTTTAAGGCCGGGTTCTCCGACTGCCGAGCCGATTTCTATACATACAGGATGGTTCTCGACAAGCAGAAGTATGGCATGCTGATGAACGAGCACGCTGAAGAATTCGCAGACTCAAGTAACGGCGATCCACATTTCTTTCCCGGCTATCGCAAGCCGATGGGGACTCGCGGCTTCGGTGAGCCTACGCTCGAAGGGGCGGTGAGTTCATGA
- a CDS encoding sugar transferase — MTTVPQTLRFFVGQIGYLKERGIDVHCLSSPGPELDEFALCERVPVHAIEMPRRITPLRDIAAVLRIWRRLHIVKPHIVHAHTPKGGLLGMVGAWLARVPVRIYHIHGLPFMTATGYKRVLLILTEKLACRLADQVLCVSDSILGVAVGAGICQANKIKVLHNGSINGVDSKAMFNPMKKTQDARTRVCENYNIPEEARIIGYVGRIVRDKGIAELAGAWNVLRKQSPEFHLVVVGAFESQDPVQEDVIQMLYDDARVHFTGRVKDPSELYGVMDVLALPSYREGFPVVPMEAAAMAVPVVATRVPGCIDAVQDNVTGALVPAYDAAALREAIARYLQDPELRRAHGQAGRMRVERDFQPEVIWEALYAEYGRLLKEKRLFSDSTESKHAHSIPGKKSYRFLISRALKAAIDFGVALVGLVVLSPLLVAIALLVRIYLGSPVLFRQERPGFKGAPFIIYKFRTMSNARDSHGELLPDEERLNRLGSFLRSSSLDELPELLNVLKGEMSLVGPRPLMMEYLDRYTPEQARRHDVKPGITGWVQINGRNLLTWDEKFVLDLWYVDNWTWWLDVKICLMTVLKVLKREGISAEGYAVMPEFMGSEKK, encoded by the coding sequence ATGACCACGGTACCTCAGACACTAAGATTTTTTGTTGGTCAAATCGGATATTTGAAGGAGCGGGGTATAGACGTCCATTGTCTGTCCTCACCAGGTCCGGAGCTTGACGAATTTGCTTTGTGTGAACGAGTTCCTGTTCACGCCATTGAAATGCCTCGACGCATAACGCCCTTGCGCGACATTGCAGCGGTTCTAAGAATCTGGCGGCGATTGCACATCGTTAAGCCACACATTGTTCATGCCCACACGCCCAAAGGCGGACTACTTGGAATGGTGGGTGCATGGTTGGCGCGAGTGCCCGTACGCATCTATCATATTCACGGTTTACCCTTCATGACCGCTACGGGATACAAAAGGGTCCTGCTAATATTGACCGAGAAATTGGCTTGCCGCCTTGCCGACCAAGTCTTATGTGTCAGCGACTCGATTCTCGGGGTGGCTGTGGGCGCGGGCATTTGTCAGGCAAACAAAATCAAGGTGCTGCATAACGGGAGCATTAATGGCGTCGACTCAAAAGCGATGTTCAATCCGATGAAAAAAACACAGGACGCGCGGACTCGTGTCTGTGAAAACTACAATATTCCAGAAGAGGCTCGAATTATCGGCTATGTCGGCCGAATCGTTCGCGATAAGGGTATCGCGGAATTAGCAGGCGCCTGGAACGTTTTGCGGAAGCAATCCCCGGAATTTCATCTGGTCGTCGTCGGGGCCTTCGAATCGCAAGACCCTGTACAAGAAGACGTAATACAAATGCTTTATGATGATGCGCGCGTGCATTTCACTGGCAGAGTCAAGGACCCCTCGGAGCTGTACGGGGTGATGGATGTCCTAGCTTTGCCGAGTTATCGCGAGGGATTCCCTGTTGTGCCCATGGAGGCCGCCGCCATGGCGGTGCCCGTCGTGGCGACCCGTGTGCCCGGCTGTATCGACGCGGTCCAAGACAATGTGACCGGTGCGCTCGTGCCTGCATATGACGCGGCGGCGCTGCGAGAAGCGATCGCGCGGTATCTACAAGACCCCGAGTTGCGGCGAGCCCATGGGCAGGCTGGGCGAATGCGAGTTGAGCGCGATTTTCAGCCGGAGGTGATATGGGAAGCGCTCTATGCTGAATATGGCCGCTTATTGAAGGAGAAGCGGCTTTTTTCAGATTCCACGGAATCAAAACATGCGCATAGTATACCGGGAAAGAAGAGCTATCGTTTTCTCATAAGTAGAGCCCTAAAAGCAGCGATAGATTTTGGCGTAGCTTTAGTAGGGCTAGTCGTGCTCAGCCCTTTGCTGGTTGCTATAGCCTTATTAGTCCGAATATATTTAGGGTCACCGGTGCTGTTCCGTCAGGAGCGCCCTGGTTTTAAAGGCGCGCCGTTTATCATCTATAAGTTTCGAACGATGAGCAACGCACGCGATTCACACGGCGAACTCTTGCCCGACGAAGAACGTCTCAATCGTCTTGGGAGTTTCTTACGAAGTTCAAGCCTTGATGAGTTGCCGGAACTCTTAAACGTATTAAAAGGGGAGATGAGCCTGGTCGGGCCGCGTCCCTTAATGATGGAGTATCTCGACAGATATACGCCCGAGCAAGCGCGCAGGCATGACGTGAAGCCCGGAATAACCGGTTGGGTGCAGATCAATGGTCGCAATTTACTGACTTGGGATGAGAAATTTGTCTTAGACCTCTGGTATGTAGATAACTGGACATGGTGGCTTGATGTCAAGATATGCCTGATGACAGTACTCAAGGTGCTAAAACGAGAAGGAATAAGTGCTGAAGGGTATGCAGTAATGCCCGAGTTTATGGGGTCGGAGAAGAAATAG
- a CDS encoding type II toxin-antitoxin system Phd/YefM family antitoxin produces the protein MVTVNIYEAKTKFSKLLSRVEGGEEIIIAKAGRPIARIVPLSSKAEKRMPGSAKGRIIIKESFFEPLPEEILREFEE, from the coding sequence ATGGTAACGGTCAACATTTATGAGGCAAAAACCAAATTCTCTAAACTTCTAAGTCGGGTTGAAGGTGGAGAGGAGATAATTATCGCAAAGGCGGGAAGGCCGATAGCCCGTATCGTTCCTCTATCCTCAAAGGCTGAAAAGCGTATGCCGGGCAGCGCGAAAGGACGCATTATTATAAAAGAAAGTTTTTTTGAGCCTTTGCCTGAAGAAATATTGAGGGAGTTTGAGGAATGA
- a CDS encoding glycosyltransferase family 2 protein, producing the protein MRVSIGLPFYNAQRTLADAIRSIFAQTIDDWELILVDDGSSDGSADIARAVSDPRVRVVSGGVNKGLPCRLNQIARLAKGEYIARMDADDLMHPDRLALQLQYLDANPTVDVVFTAIYTIDENNIPVGARSFAELDLRPKALLRHALAAHVTMMGRVEWFRDNLYDGNFVRAEDHELWCRTYGHTAFDKIRQPLLFVREPTDVNLNNYLHSCKTDRKIFKIYGPSMVGWPTTIELVVKSHLKGQLYRVFTALGKQDALLRMRNNTLSEHEKETAAQVIQHILAAHVPGFTAYVLREECLM; encoded by the coding sequence ATGCGTGTTTCCATTGGTCTTCCTTTTTATAATGCACAGCGCACGCTTGCTGATGCAATTCGCTCAATATTTGCACAAACTATTGACGACTGGGAACTCATCCTTGTCGATGACGGTTCGTCCGATGGCTCTGCTGACATCGCGCGTGCTGTGAGCGATCCACGAGTCAGGGTTGTGAGTGGTGGTGTCAATAAAGGACTTCCTTGCAGGCTAAATCAGATCGCACGGCTGGCTAAAGGTGAATATATTGCGCGCATGGATGCCGATGACCTGATGCATCCTGACCGATTAGCCCTTCAACTACAGTATCTTGACGCAAATCCGACGGTCGATGTCGTTTTTACGGCGATATACACGATAGACGAGAATAACATACCGGTCGGTGCTCGAAGTTTTGCAGAGCTTGACCTTAGGCCTAAAGCTTTATTGCGACACGCCTTGGCAGCTCATGTGACCATGATGGGCCGCGTAGAGTGGTTTCGCGACAACCTTTATGATGGTAATTTTGTTCGCGCTGAAGACCATGAATTATGGTGTCGCACCTACGGACATACCGCCTTTGACAAGATTCGACAACCACTGCTTTTTGTTCGTGAACCTACCGATGTAAATCTCAACAACTACTTGCACAGCTGCAAAACAGATCGGAAGATATTTAAGATATATGGTCCTTCGATGGTGGGGTGGCCTACAACAATAGAACTTGTGGTCAAATCGCATCTTAAAGGTCAGCTTTACCGCGTTTTTACGGCGTTGGGCAAGCAAGATGCTCTCCTCAGGATGAGAAACAATACGCTCAGCGAACACGAAAAGGAAACAGCAGCGCAGGTTATTCAACACATATTAGCGGCTCATGTACCTGGCTTTACCGCCTATGTATTACGTGAGGAGTGCTTAATGTGA
- a CDS encoding transposase, whose product MARKPRFDIPYLLYHVTARGNNRELIFWEKNDYLAFIKYLTQAKEKYRFSLYAFCLMPNHTHLLLKTTENGSLSRIMQTLHTAYTMYVNRKYTRCGHLFQGRYKSVLVEEEPHLLELLRYIHQNPVRAGLVKEVTDYPYSSYPLYLKDDISGSDDNLLIEREEIFSYFGKRPITQQKRFQAFVEKKKKRSAYQPKQLIRNRIFLGSAEFENRVINTLVNEDSEV is encoded by the coding sequence TTGGCAAGAAAACCTCGGTTTGATATTCCTTACCTTCTCTATCATGTCACCGCCCGTGGTAACAACCGGGAGCTTATCTTCTGGGAAAAGAACGACTATCTCGCTTTTATCAAATACCTGACCCAGGCAAAAGAAAAGTATCGGTTTTCTCTCTATGCGTTTTGCCTAATGCCAAACCACACCCATCTGCTACTTAAAACCACCGAAAACGGAAGCTTATCAAGGATTATGCAAACGCTGCACACCGCCTATACCATGTACGTAAACAGAAAATACACGCGATGCGGCCATCTATTCCAAGGCCGCTATAAGAGTGTGTTAGTAGAAGAAGAACCTCACCTGCTTGAACTTCTCCGTTATATTCACCAAAACCCTGTTCGAGCAGGCCTAGTCAAGGAAGTTACAGACTATCCTTACTCAAGCTACCCACTGTATTTAAAAGACGACATAAGTGGCAGCGATGACAACCTATTGATCGAACGGGAAGAGATCTTCTCCTATTTTGGCAAAAGACCTATAACTCAACAAAAGAGATTTCAAGCCTTTGTCGAAAAGAAAAAGAAGCGCAGTGCCTATCAGCCAAAACAATTGATTCGAAACCGGATATTCTTAGGAAGTGCTGAATTTGAAAATAGAGTTATAAATACGCTGGTAAATGAGGATAGTGAGGTCTGA
- a CDS encoding VanZ family protein — MNSLKSFKTYQTLGRWLLVLICLGTIAYFSGQTFAEQDLRPKIRQQERFVEAIKSLPEVEFTYSRKPLNNLRNPVDFAHFWIRKGAHVLVYGIFGLALLAALGDLRMRLWKKWMVVLALVFVVALLDEWHQSIVGDRTGMFRDIVLDTVGFVVISSIALIVRITARRFRSMARPF, encoded by the coding sequence ATGAATTCCTTAAAGAGCTTTAAAACATATCAAACCCTCGGCCGATGGCTTCTTGTTCTCATCTGTCTAGGGACAATCGCGTACTTTTCCGGCCAAACCTTTGCGGAGCAGGATTTGCGACCGAAAATCCGTCAACAGGAACGCTTCGTCGAGGCGATCAAGAGCCTACCCGAGGTCGAGTTCACATATAGTAGAAAACCGCTCAATAACCTGCGAAACCCGGTCGATTTTGCCCATTTCTGGATTCGAAAGGGGGCGCACGTACTCGTCTACGGCATCTTTGGGTTAGCGCTCTTGGCGGCTTTGGGAGACTTGCGCATGCGTTTGTGGAAGAAGTGGATGGTTGTTCTTGCGCTGGTATTCGTCGTTGCCTTATTAGATGAGTGGCACCAGTCTATTGTCGGCGACCGGACAGGCATGTTCAGGGACATCGTGCTTGATACGGTTGGCTTCGTCGTAATCTCAAGCATCGCGCTCATAGTGAGAATCACAGCACGCCGTTTTCGTTCTATGGCTCGACCCTTTTAA
- a CDS encoding ATP-binding protein: MDLLTFNPWWREGRLHAALVGKKRKIFTEVLSYLDLRQILIFSGLRRVGKTTLMFQLIEELLSRGINPYHILYFSFDDEISEIKNIFDIFEKEVLKERISGVGNVYVFFDEVQKLENWPEKVKIIYDLYPNCKVFLSGSAAINIIKGTKESLAGRFFDFRIEPLSFDEHLIFKGVEIDNEREDIFEVEIKRHLNDFLKTGGFIEAMHFNDMQLKKYFKEGLLERIVYKDIPGAFSVSSPDLLNRLVRICAGRPGIYLDYKNIANDLGYDQRTIADYFSYLDHALLINKLYNYSPNLLASEKKMKRAYLSNTAFTLALSEKVELPILLEQFFVQLFKARFFSRTPQKDEVDIVLVADKRLMPVEVKIKPEIRERDIVPIIKFLKKTGSKKGCLISGGDEKTFVKNGFIVKVIPYWKYWSMQREIEM; this comes from the coding sequence ATGGACCTGTTAACGTTTAATCCTTGGTGGCGTGAGGGTAGATTGCATGCAGCCTTGGTGGGGAAAAAGCGAAAAATATTTACCGAAGTATTGAGCTATCTTGACCTAAGACAAATTCTCATATTTTCGGGCCTAAGGCGGGTCGGTAAAACAACCCTGATGTTTCAGCTTATCGAGGAACTTCTATCAAGAGGGATAAATCCTTATCATATCCTCTATTTTTCCTTTGACGACGAGATTAGCGAAATAAAGAATATTTTTGACATTTTTGAAAAAGAGGTGCTCAAGGAGCGCATTTCGGGTGTCGGGAATGTCTATGTCTTCTTTGACGAAGTGCAGAAACTTGAGAATTGGCCGGAAAAAGTAAAGATCATCTATGACCTTTACCCGAATTGCAAGGTATTTCTTTCGGGCTCGGCTGCAATAAACATCATAAAAGGAACAAAGGAGAGTTTAGCTGGTAGGTTTTTTGATTTTCGCATCGAGCCCCTTAGTTTTGATGAGCACCTAATATTCAAAGGAGTGGAGATTGACAACGAAAGGGAAGACATATTTGAGGTAGAGATAAAAAGGCATCTTAATGACTTTCTTAAAACCGGCGGTTTTATTGAGGCGATGCACTTCAACGACATGCAACTAAAAAAATATTTCAAAGAAGGATTACTGGAGCGCATAGTTTATAAGGATATCCCGGGCGCTTTTTCGGTTAGTTCGCCCGATCTCTTAAACCGGCTTGTGCGCATTTGTGCGGGGAGGCCGGGCATTTATCTTGATTATAAAAACATAGCCAATGATTTGGGTTACGATCAGAGAACAATTGCGGACTATTTTTCCTATCTGGATCACGCTTTACTTATAAACAAGCTTTATAATTATTCGCCCAACCTTCTAGCCAGCGAGAAAAAGATGAAGAGGGCGTATCTTTCAAATACAGCGTTTACGCTGGCTCTTTCAGAAAAAGTAGAATTGCCCATTTTACTTGAGCAGTTTTTTGTACAGCTTTTCAAGGCAAGGTTTTTCTCCAGAACACCGCAAAAAGACGAAGTTGATATAGTTCTTGTCGCCGACAAGCGTCTTATGCCGGTAGAAGTTAAGATAAAGCCCGAGATTAGAGAAAGAGATATTGTGCCGATAATTAAGTTTTTGAAAAAAACCGGCTCAAAGAAAGGCTGCTTGATCTCGGGTGGCGACGAGAAGACTTTTGTTAAAAATGGCTTTATCGTAAAGGTTATACCTTACTGGAAATACTGGAGCATGCAAAGGGAAATAGAAATGTAG
- a CDS encoding type II toxin-antitoxin system VapC family toxin, protein MIALMDTHVFLWWITEDPRLPAAVIELISNSDNELFFSAASCWEIAIKAQLSKIETTGEPEDFIPDQMAKNAVQGLPIQLSHALHVYNLPNHHRDPFDRMIVAQAQLERMPVITSDPLIAKYDVTVFWNES, encoded by the coding sequence ATGATCGCTTTGATGGACACGCATGTGTTTTTATGGTGGATCACCGAAGACCCGAGGCTTCCGGCCGCCGTAATCGAGTTAATCAGCAATAGCGATAACGAGTTATTTTTCAGTGCTGCAAGCTGCTGGGAAATAGCGATAAAGGCTCAACTTAGCAAAATTGAAACGACTGGCGAACCTGAAGATTTTATACCCGATCAGATGGCCAAGAACGCAGTCCAGGGGCTGCCAATACAATTAAGCCACGCATTACATGTGTATAATCTCCCCAACCATCACAGAGATCCTTTTGACCGCATGATTGTGGCTCAGGCGCAATTAGAGAGAATGCCTGTAATAACTTCTGATCCATTAATAGCGAAGTATGACGTTACTGTGTTCTGGAATGAGAGCTAA
- the murJ gene encoding murein biosynthesis integral membrane protein MurJ has product MRNGEYVAATEEFKAPSIAKSTAKMSIATIFSRGTGFIKTMVLAYAIGIGPIADAFNTANVMPNIIFELVMGGILGSVIIPVYIQYLTDKGDEESRYMISNLTNIIFVLGIALSSLGFLFAPAIVGLMTMHDPSKATPLMIFFFRVFSLKIMFYALAAVFTGALNSQRRFTIPMAAPIFNNLVVIVAVLALYVPFSESNPDFALAALAIGTMMGVVVMALVQIPSVLKIGLRPRLSFDLRHPAVKQVTRLGIPMLGFAATTQANTFIIYSLLQPFDKGPTAYAYALAFFQLPYAIFIVSITTAIFPELSRYANNKDFQSFKKTLSLGVRSTSFITIPSAIFVGLMAKPIIGLTLQHGLFDEAGTTITAAVLTSFAFALLSFSLYNMLTRVYYSLQDTKTPLKIGAVSVPLQILFNFLFIGIMGVPGLPLAYALALTFAVIAQLYVLRRKIGPIGASHMLKGMGKQAMAAIPAGGAMYLVSHGVGGLELPRMLGLAAQIGGAAALGFVVYLGLSLLFGVEEVDFIKKLLRKFKGAKAASI; this is encoded by the coding sequence ATGCGAAATGGAGAATACGTAGCAGCAACAGAAGAGTTCAAGGCGCCATCGATTGCAAAATCTACCGCGAAGATGTCTATAGCGACAATATTCAGTCGAGGGACCGGCTTCATAAAGACGATGGTGCTGGCCTACGCTATCGGCATAGGTCCGATTGCCGATGCGTTCAATACCGCCAACGTTATGCCCAATATTATCTTCGAGCTGGTTATGGGCGGAATTTTGGGCTCGGTTATCATCCCGGTCTATATCCAATATCTAACAGACAAAGGGGATGAAGAATCCCGCTACATGATAAGCAACCTCACGAATATTATTTTTGTCCTGGGTATTGCGTTGAGTTCGCTAGGTTTTTTATTTGCACCGGCTATCGTTGGATTGATGACCATGCACGACCCGTCGAAGGCGACCCCGCTGATGATATTTTTCTTCAGAGTGTTCTCCCTCAAGATAATGTTTTACGCGTTGGCTGCGGTGTTTACCGGCGCGCTTAACTCACAGCGCCGGTTCACGATACCGATGGCGGCACCGATCTTCAATAACCTGGTCGTCATTGTAGCGGTTCTGGCCCTGTACGTTCCGTTTAGCGAAAGCAACCCCGATTTCGCCTTGGCGGCGTTGGCCATCGGAACGATGATGGGCGTAGTGGTGATGGCCCTGGTGCAAATCCCGTCGGTCTTAAAGATAGGCTTAAGACCACGGCTCTCTTTTGACTTGCGCCACCCGGCGGTCAAGCAGGTAACAAGATTAGGCATTCCGATGCTCGGGTTTGCGGCCACCACCCAAGCCAACACGTTTATCATCTATTCTCTGTTGCAGCCATTCGATAAAGGCCCGACCGCCTACGCATACGCGCTGGCGTTCTTTCAGTTGCCCTACGCGATATTTATCGTCTCGATTACGACCGCCATCTTCCCGGAACTTTCTCGGTATGCGAATAACAAGGATTTTCAGAGCTTCAAGAAGACCCTCTCGCTCGGCGTCCGTTCGACCTCGTTTATTACCATCCCGTCGGCTATCTTTGTCGGGTTAATGGCAAAGCCGATTATCGGCCTCACGCTCCAGCACGGGCTATTCGACGAAGCCGGCACGACGATTACGGCGGCGGTGCTGACGTCCTTTGCTTTCGCACTCCTATCGTTTTCACTTTACAATATGTTGACCAGGGTATATTATTCACTCCAGGACACAAAAACGCCGTTAAAGATAGGTGCCGTCAGCGTTCCGTTGCAGATTCTGTTTAACTTCCTATTCATCGGTATCATGGGGGTTCCCGGTCTGCCTTTGGCATACGCGCTGGCGCTTACTTTTGCCGTCATAGCCCAGCTTTATGTGCTGCGACGTAAGATTGGCCCGATTGGGGCTTCGCATATGCTTAAAGGGATGGGAAAGCAGGCCATGGCGGCGATTCCGGCGGGGGGCGCGATGTATCTCGTTTCCCACGGGGTCGGGGGCCTGGAGTTACCGCGTATGCTCGGGCTCGCTGCTCAAATCGGAGGCGCGGCGGCGCTCGGCTTTGTCGTCTATCTCGGGCTGTCCCTATTGTTCGGTGTTGAAGAGGTCGATTTTATTAAGAAGTTATTAAGGAAGTTTAAGGGCGCGAAAGCGGCATCTATATAA
- the rpsT gene encoding 30S ribosomal protein S20, with the protein MANIKSQIKRIKVAERQRQRNKSAKSALKTFAAKFNSAWTSGDKDATASAMNAAVKQFDRAAEKGIIHKNNAANKKSKMMKKLNGLGS; encoded by the coding sequence TTGGCAAACATAAAGTCACAAATCAAACGCATCAAAGTGGCCGAGCGCCAACGCCAGCGGAACAAAAGCGCGAAGTCAGCGCTTAAAACATTCGCGGCAAAGTTTAACAGCGCGTGGACAAGCGGCGACAAAGACGCGACTGCGTCAGCGATGAACGCCGCCGTGAAGCAGTTCGATAGGGCCGCTGAGAAAGGCATCATCCACAAGAACAACGCCGCCAACAAGAAATCAAAGATGATGAAAAAGCTCAACGGGCTGGGAAGCTAG